From Entelurus aequoreus isolate RoL-2023_Sb linkage group LG22, RoL_Eaeq_v1.1, whole genome shotgun sequence, one genomic window encodes:
- the LOC133639955 gene encoding major histocompatibility complex class I-related gene protein-like isoform X2 — protein MDRSKRSRDHIKLIWDNNKAPPDTFKFNTEECPSYLKMFVSILTRTELPKVSLLQETPSSLVSCNATGFYPDKAVMFWRKDGEKLHEGVEHGEMLQDGTFQMSVDLNVTADMKGKYECVFQLTGVKEDIVTKLESRSILSNASGEDLNTTISGNNSQATSRPTTITIRPTTNATARPSLNNSEPTPPTPGHKNLSIKVAVVTVGVVAGAVLLSAIIFGIVKRYRRTHSIYWDTMTVRFTRSESE, from the exons ATGGACCGCAGCAAAAGATCAAGGGATCACATCAAACTGATCTGGGACAATAACAAAGCTCCCCCGGACACCTTCAAGTTCAACACTGAGGAGTGTCCTTCTTACTTGAAGATGTTTGTGAGCATCTTAACGAGAACAG AGCTTCCAAAGGTGTCCCTACTCCAGGAGACACCATCTTCTCTGGTCAGCTGCAACGCAACAGGTTTCTACCCCGACAAAGCCGTCATGTTTTGGAGGAAAGACGGCGAGAAGCTGCACGAGGGCGTGGAGCACGGAGAAATGCTCCAAGACGGAACCTTCCAGATGTCTGTGGACTTGAACGTGACGGCCGACATGAAGGGCAAGTACGAATGTGTGTTTCAGCTGACTGGCGTCAAGGAGGACATCGTCACCAAGCTGGAGAGCAGAAGCATCCTGAGCAACGCGAGCGGTGAAG ACCTCAATACAACCATCTCTGGTAATAACAGCCAAGCGACCTCACGGCCTACCACCATCACTATCAGACCAACAACCAACG CGACCGCCCGACCCAGTCTCAACAACTCGGAACCCACCCCGCCAACTCCTGGTCACA AAAACTTGAGCATCAAGGTCGCTGTTGTCACGGTGGGGGTCGTTGCTGGGGCGGTCCTCCTGTCGGCCATCATCTTTGGGATTGTCAAGCGTTACAGACGCA CTCACAGTATCTACTGGGACACAATGACCGTAAGGTTTACTCGGTCTGAGTCTGAGTGA
- the LOC133639955 gene encoding uncharacterized protein LOC133639955 isoform X1, protein MDRSKRSRDHIKLIWDNNKAPPDTFKFNTEECPSYLKMFVSILTRTELPKVSLLQETPSSLVSCNATGFYPDKAVMFWRKDGEKLHEGVEHGEMLQDGTFQMSVDLNVTADMKGKYECVFQLTGVKEDIVTKLESRSILSNASGEDLNTTISGNNSQATSRPTTITIRPTTNGTSSNGNQTTTWPNTTIEATARPSLNTTIEATAQPSLNTTIEATARPSLNTTIEATARPSLNTTIEATARPSLNTTIEATARPSLNTTIEATARPSLNTTIEATARPSLNTTIEATARPSLNNSEPTPPTPGHKNLSIKVAVVTVGVVAGAVLLSAIIFGIVKRYRRTHSIYWDTMTVRFTRSESE, encoded by the exons ATGGACCGCAGCAAAAGATCAAGGGATCACATCAAACTGATCTGGGACAATAACAAAGCTCCCCCGGACACCTTCAAGTTCAACACTGAGGAGTGTCCTTCTTACTTGAAGATGTTTGTGAGCATCTTAACGAGAACAG AGCTTCCAAAGGTGTCCCTACTCCAGGAGACACCATCTTCTCTGGTCAGCTGCAACGCAACAGGTTTCTACCCCGACAAAGCCGTCATGTTTTGGAGGAAAGACGGCGAGAAGCTGCACGAGGGCGTGGAGCACGGAGAAATGCTCCAAGACGGAACCTTCCAGATGTCTGTGGACTTGAACGTGACGGCCGACATGAAGGGCAAGTACGAATGTGTGTTTCAGCTGACTGGCGTCAAGGAGGACATCGTCACCAAGCTGGAGAGCAGAAGCATCCTGAGCAACGCGAGCGGTGAAG ACCTCAATACAACCATCTCTGGTAATAACAGCCAAGCGACCTCACGGCCTACCACCATCACTATCAGACCAACAACCAACGGTACTTCTTCCAATGGCAACCAAACTACTACCTGGCCCAACACAACCATTGAAGCGACCGCCCGACCCAGTCTCAACACAACCATTGAAGCGACCGCCCAACCCAGTCTCAACACAACCATTGAAGCGACCGCCCGACCCAGTCTCAACACAACCATTGAAGCGACCGCCCGACCCAGTCTCAACACAACCATTGAAGCGACCGCCCGACCCAGTCTCAACACAACCATTGAAGCGACCGCCCGACCCAGTCTCAACACAACCATTGAAGCGACCGCCCGACCCAGTCTCAACACAACCATTGAAGCGACCGCCCGACCCAGTCTCAACACAACCATTGAAGCGACCGCCCGACCCAGTCTCAACAACTCGGAACCCACCCCGCCAACTCCTGGTCACA AAAACTTGAGCATCAAGGTCGCTGTTGTCACGGTGGGGGTCGTTGCTGGGGCGGTCCTCCTGTCGGCCATCATCTTTGGGATTGTCAAGCGTTACAGACGCA CTCACAGTATCTACTGGGACACAATGACCGTAAGGTTTACTCGGTCTGAGTCTGAGTGA